The window CTGCTGAAATTGGAGTGGAGGGGCAAAAAGGTGAGCTTAACCGGGATCCTCTGCTTGAAGGACAGTCTACATCACTCACTGACAACCCGTGGCTCCTCAAACCACCCCGCCTGACCAGTCCAGTAAATCCatatgagaggaaaaaaaacaatcgaTTAGTCATCTGAAATCGACAGCCTGCTGAAGATTGGCAAACGCTTTCCAGCGTCCAGACTCGGAGACTCGGAGCCGCTGAGGCTCCCAGAAGAGCTGAGGGACCCGCTCGCATAGCTCTCCCGGTCAGAGAGCGAGTCTGGCGGGCTGGGAGGAGGCTCGAACACCGGCGACTCGCTGAGGCGGCGCAGCGCCTGCAAGTGGCTCATGTTGTAGGTCGGAGGGGAGGCGCTGCTCGGCATGTTCCCGTAGTAGGAGCCGCTGGAGTGGTTGTTGGCGTACCCGCTCGGGGTGTGCACAGCCAGGGGGGCCAGTAAGGCTTTTAGGTCCTGCCCGGGGAAGTTGAAGGCACTGTTTATGCAGGACATGGAGTTGGGAGAAAGCACGTCCTCGTAGAAGCTCGACGTGGACGTGCAGGAGGAGCCGGTGGTGGCCGGCGGCGGAGTCCGGGACATGGGGCTGTCGAGCAGGGGAGACTCCAGGCCGTGGTGGGTGGAGAAGCCGGAGAAGCTGAGGCTGTGGTGGAGCTTTGGTCTGTCCCTCTGGTTGTAGCCGAGCTGCTGCGGGGGCAGGATGTCCCTCTGGCCGTAGCCGCACAGGTCCCGAGCCGACCTGGACTCCCCCGCCTGCATGTTGGCGTTGGCGGCCGGAGCGGGCCGGCGCTCGTCGGCGTTGTGGATGAAGTGACACCGGGGACCGTACGGGCAGAAACCGATAGTATGGAAGGTGCGGCACGGCTCCGTTTTGTACTTAGGGTGGCGGGACAAGCTCCTCAACTCGTGGTAGCCGTGAGCGAACTGACACTTCTCCCCGTACTTGCAGGACCCGTTCTCCTCGAAGGGCCGGCACAGCTCCGTCTTGTAGCGGGTGGAGTTGATCTGAGAGCCGGGCTTCTGCTGCAGCACACCCCGGTCTCCGTTGTCGCTGTACGCTCGGTCGCGGAACTTGTTCTCCTTGTTCATAAGAGccgtggagctgctgctgttgctgctcgGCGTGTTTTCCTTCAGGCTGCCGTAGGAGCCCATCGAGTACTTGTTGCCGTTGTTCATCGCCTCCAAGTTGCTGGTTGAGTTTCTGCGGAAAAATCCCGGCGAGAAGGGGCCACCGGAGCCCGGAGACGTGACCGGAGCTCCCACTGCTTTCTTATCCAGCATGCTGTTGATGTGGAGGGCGTTCATGTTCATGCTTTTATCTTGCTGTAGGGGAGAAAAGACACCAGTTAGCAAATGCACGTCTGGCACAGATTCTCACTATTTTGACCACATGGCACGTCTGTATTTCCCTGCAACGTGACAACTTGTTGCAGGCAAAGAGTCGGAGCATCCCAGAAACACAGCCCACATCTTGTCAAACTTCTTACCTTGTAAAGCATCTCCATGTCGTAGAACGCAGACAAGACGGTCGCAGACATCTCGTTTCCCCAAGTTTGCTGCTGCACTCCGTCTTTCATGGAGGACCGGCCGGGATCCTTGAACGCGACGTGCGGGAGCGGTAGTTTGTGCCACGACTGGTTTTTGGTTGAGGGGGAAAAAGTTGCCTTTAAAAAGtttgtgtgcagttttttttaagtccgcagaaaaaaaggaggtaaaaagaaaaaaaccggGGGGTTAAGGTTGTTGTGTTGAGTTGTAGGTGGCTTTATGTCCTCCCCTCGAGAAGCGCTGAGCCAGAGTGCCTCACTGTGCGCTCCAGCCCTTTTTGCGTGGGTATAAATGCCTGGCGGAGGCCGGGGAGGGGCGAACCAAAGTCGGCGCAAAAGTTTTGAGAGGAGCCGCCTCCTGGAGAAAAACTTCCATTCACCGGTTGGCCGCCTATTCTTTAACACCACGCCTTGAAATCCAACCCCAGCggactccccctcctccatcctcctccatcctcctgaCACCCCTCTAAaaaatgtcccccccccccccccacacacacacacactttttaatcACACAACCAATTTTGTGGAAGttggttttgctttttttttttttttgtttgactctCGCTGAGAAAGAATGTAGAACACATGAGGAGGGTCTACTACGCATGCGTGCTTTTCTCCAACAAAATTAATCATACACACATCAACACCTAGGTcttatacgtgtgtgtgtgtgtgtgtgtgtgtgtgtgtgtgtgtgtgtgtgtgtgtgtgtgtgtgtgtgtgtttttttaatgaaaacagacTCCTCAATAAACTTCCCAGCAAAGCCCTCTGGGGATTCGCACCCACCAACCGACCAGTGACAAGGCCACCCTTCTCGCCTCTGGACCACCACACTTGGAAGCTGACACATGTATTTGTAATGGAAGGAAACTCTgcctctcccttctcctctctctctctctctctctctgtgatgggGTGAGACCACAAGTATGAGCGGAGAGGAGTCCAGGCAGAGTGCAAGTACAATTTTTAGCAGCAATCCGGTTGCATAATCAACTTCCACAGCACAACAGCAGCTTATTCAGAGTACACTACACATGACCTACTTTACTATTGTCTCAAAATCTAAACATCAATATGTTGACTTCCTCTCCAGATTATTAAGAATCGCTCCTAAACAACACGTTGAGTCATTCTAATGCTTTggttaaattttttttttttttttttttttttttttttttgagccaCTCTTTAAGTTCCTCcctgacttgtttttttccccaatctCAGCCCAGActgcaggaatgtgtgtttttttttttttttttttttttatgtggcacAGCAGAGCAACACTGTCCCCATGAGGGCAAGGCGAGAACTGTGTGTAAAGAAAAGACAGGGGGTGCCACCTGCTGGCCGGAGCTGGAACTCGATTTTAAGGCCCATTCAGGCCCCATGTAGCTGTGATAATGTCACACTCTTATGGAAGAGAAGGTGTCTTTTAATGTcccctgtttttattttttcagtagGGCCCCAGACACAGAGGGGCATGTTTAGGGATGATTTTGGTCCTTTAACCACAGTCCCCCCCCTCCACTTCTTTGTGAAGTCAAAGAGTGCAGTGCGGTTGCAATAAGCTTGCGTGATGTAACCTTCTCAGGATGGCAGAATGTTcacatgaaaatgtcaaactactcGGCTGCACTCTTGGAGTTAtgtgaagtttaaaaaataaaaaaaataatttacccAGTGGAAAGATTGCAGTGTTGGCAGCAGTGGACTAGAATCTATATCAGCGCTCCAACGCTGTGCGACACATATCACCAGAAATTGCTGGTTTCTGCGACACTGGTAACCATTAAGCCTTTTCCACATGGGATCATAATTGGAAGAgtggttatatatataaaaagaaaaatgtttttttttctgtgacatgATTCAATATTTCTTTAAGTGCTGTATGGTTTGGTTGGAGAAGCGGGGAGGGatgttaccaaaaaaaaaaaagtgggaggGGAAATAGCAACAAGCGAAAAACAAGTGACATAAGAGCTTGGAATCTACTACTACCAACCCTAAAATTAGTCCGAGGGTTGCCCCAGGACTATTTTGTTGCTTTGCAAGTTGTGATAAATAGTTTAATGTGAAGGACAGACACGGCGAAGGCTCCTGAGAAATCCCTTGAACATGTCCTCGTCCGCAGAgaccgctctctctctctctctcccatcacacggctgtgttttttattttttttatttacgaGCTGTTCCAAAACATTACGTCAGTTTTACTGTAACAGGGAACATGGCTACCAGGGAGGGAGAAGGGTCCAGCTGTATGAGAGGCcagcattaacacacacacagagagagagagagagagagagagagagagagagagagagagagagagagagagagagagagagagagagagagagagagagagagagagagagagagaggacagtaGTCCATTGTGCCGTCCTCCTAATTACACAACTAGGAAAAGTAGAGGGAAGCATAAAATCACAGTCCAATGGGAAGAATCCtgcagtaaattaaatatcGCAGGAAAATAACACCTCGTATAAACATACAGTAGAAGTCGGAGCGTACACTGAAATACAACTTTGGTGACGTGTCAAGAGAAGAAAACACTCGCCTTCACAATCCCATGCCCTGGGTTGTAAAGCTCACGTCGCCGGAAAACAATCGCGCCATTGAAGCCGACGCTTGAAGCTTTGGTCGTTGTTTTGTTCCCCGACCCTTAAATCCCTGGTAGACGTGGAGGAAGCAGAGCGGGCTGCGAGCTCAATGCTGACACTGTTAGGAGTGTTTGTCGTGTGACACTTGCCCCGCTGATAGGAGCACAGTGCGTCGAGTGTTGCTTTGGACGAGACCCGGCGCTGAGTTATTGTAATGGCTTCCGCAAGCATATTGCACGGCATTTAAATTGTTGTTGACACTTGGCGCCTTCCTTTTCATGGGAAAATAGGACAAGGGAATCAAAAGGTGCAGTGATTTTAGacataatgtttaatttaaaagacATCAAGGAATGGTAATcgtaaaaattaaaaacacatctggtAATCAATGAACATTTGTAAGACAAAGTGAGAGACAAgtacaaagtagaaaaaataatCCCGTTGTTTCCTTCATTCCCTTGTTGTGATATTGGACCACAAAGCCAGTCTGTGGTCTCAAACGTTGatacttttctttaatttccATATTAGGAACCTTGACTTTAACAAATTGtacctaaaataaaataaaaaaagtcaaacccTGCTACCTCCTCTACCTCAGCCTCTCAAGCACATCTAGAGCCAGAGTGGCCTTCTGGTGCCGCAGCACCAGCCGGGCGTGCTCCATGGGGGAGGAGAACTGGGGCAGGGCAGGGAGGGAGTCCAGGGCCTGCTGGGAGCCGAGTGCCTTGGTACGAGCCCGGGTCGACAGTGTACGGATTCGGTGGACCTGGTCCTGCCCTGCAATCCCTGGGGCCCTGGTCCGCCCGGAGGCCAGGATGAGGGAGCCGATGTGTCCGTGAAGCAGCTTCACCCACTGGACCGGCTCGGCCCACAGGTTCAGATCCCCCTtctcaaacaggaagtcctcTTCGTCCTGGTCACAAGCAAAATGGGAGTATGGTTAATCAACAATTATAAAATTGATATGTTGAGCATGTTAGCAAACCTTTAACTATTTACTCATTGAGCAGTCACAGTGCAACATGCATTTATGATTAGTCGTTTTTCTGGGCCTCTgattacagttttatttcagCCAAATCCTGAGCGGCATATCTGGATCTTTAGCTACTAAACGCTCCATCAGGTAGTGCACACTGGGTttcttttactgaaaaaaaaattgattgcCGCGGCTGAAACTTGGGTTGATGAGAATGGTTACAGGGAACCAAAGCAGTaaagttttttgtcttttgttctttcatgtctgCTAGTATTGACCATGTTTCATATTGTCTGCAGACAAAGCATTTGCATCTTATGGGAATGTCTGGTAAGACCCTGACAGAGGAAACAGCTTATCAGTCATGTCAGTTAAAGGTGCTGTATTCTTAAAGTAAAGCTTTAAGAATACAGCACCTTACAGCTGAAGATATTTGGGCAATTTTCTGTTACCTTGCTCACAGTTACTTTACAATGCCTCTCAGCTGTTTAACGTCAGTGCCTACAAAACGGAACAGGAAGCTACACAACTGTGGCTTGAGAGCTAAAAACCTTGGTGGATAAAGGCACTCAGCTATTTTGACTACTGCACTGCTGTGAGCAGAACTAAACAAGGGCgagggaaataaaataaagtgccATCTGTCCCTGTGATCCCCACAGACAGAGTTACACCAACCCTGAATCGCAGGCCAAGAGCCTTAAGTGGTGATTTTACACTTGGTGCATAAACATCCTATTTGTTCCACCCTAGCAATTAAGAAACTAACCCTGGTGTAGCCGTAGAAAATTAAGCTGTGACATCCTTCGTGGTCATCTGTCATCAGTTTCACTTCATGGAAATCACCGCTAAGAACATGATGTCTAAAGTCAAATGTCTGTCACcgtttgtgatgtttttgtgcCGCATTGAACAATGTCAGTTGAGGTCATTAAGGCAAAGTCGCTCTTGAGGCTACGTGACGGCTTCTCACCATACTGGGGTCTTCGTCTGAGACAGTGTCCTTGCCAGCTTCTTCATCTCCCAGCAGCCACTCTGTCAGAGCGAGGATACCCGCCGGCGTCTGCCCCCAAAGCTCGAACAGGCGACACAGGAGCCCCACGCCCGAATCCAGGGCCATTGGAGGACACACGGACGCACCTGTCACATCTGAGGGGCAGAAGAAGTACACGTGTTTATGCAAAGTCCGTAAACAGTGTTTAACATTAGAGTCACATGAGGCGACAGTCAAAACAAGCGTCTTCAAAGACCGTCTTTgccaacaacaaacaaactgcttttggggagtttttcccACCCTCAGCCCACTTCTGTTGCCGTGTCATTAGGTGACTGTGTCAGCTGAGTGGTGGTTGAACTTGTGGTTTGTTTCACCTTTAGTCTTAAGTTCAGCTTTGGAGTGACCCGAGGACCTCTGCCCTGGGGTCTAAGGTGGTGTTCCAGCTCATAATTAGGAAAGAGGTCAGGGAAATAACCGaggaaaatttgaaaaaaaaacaaaaaactgcagagCGCAGAACTGAGACAATTTTTTGTAAAAGCACATAGAGAGGTACCATGAGTGTGGCAAACGTCTTGTTGATTTGGTCTGACCCAGTCTGTAGTGCTTCTTGAGATCCGATCGCAAGTGGTCACTAGAGTCGCATGTGGAGACGAAGTCTTCCATAATTTCTTAGTAGCTCCTAGCTAGTGTCAAACTAGTGACTTACTAGATAAGGAAGCTCCATTAAAACTTCAGAAATGTGTTAGCTAGTACAAACATCTGAAGCACGGTGATGGTATTAAACCTGACAGTTAACCCCTTTGATTAGAGAAACATGTCAACTGTATGCTGACTTAAccataattattttatcatttatttaaagttattggTGTGATGTTTCATAATTTTAGGTCTTGTTCAAATGTGGTTTGAAGCCTTCTCagtttatatcattattaaCCAGCCTTTTAAAGTGGCAGGTCAGATGCATCAACCATATCCTTTTATAAGCTCTTTTCAATCCAAATAGGTCACATATTAGCAtttctgttagcttagcttgctaACTGTAACTAATTCTTAAAATCCCATCTCAAAAGTATgtcaataacacaaaaaaattacatattACAGTATGCTTAGGCTAAGTTTGAACTTTTTTCTCAATAATATTAGAAttaatcagttaaaaaaatgattatgacAGATACTGGATGGTTACATGAGCCATAATCAATAGCATAGTGGACTTTTGTATTTCCCAAATGGAAACTCGGGTTAGTGCacaatgtaatgaaaaaaaaattgtaatgacCGCCTTGTCTCTTCCACGAGCCGAAAAGTTTAAGATGATCCAGGTTACTATGCCGATATTCCTGCTGGAGaaacttgtttttctgccaCTGTACGGCACACGCAGGTTTTCTAAATGGCTTTTTATACGGGAGTGAATGTGCATGACGAAATGGACCCATCCCGCGGAGTATCGTGTGATGCGGTGGcatgaaaggaaaaaacattACCCGTAGCGGCGTGTCAGTGTATCCAAAATAATTGAATCTGAATAAAGTCTGACTAACAACtcatactgaaataaataattctaaatTAGTCTCGTTTCCACAGCTGAACAGTACACTTTTTGTCAAAATTCAGATGCaggaaaaaatgtgtgtgtgtctgacgcGAGCCCAaaatcaaatatgaaataaatattcctAAATTATAATCTGATTACTGAGCACCTGCATGTAGTGAATTTTCCACCTTCACCTGATTTCCCCCAAGAACCTTTCTGGTATTGGTGCTTGAGGAGTATAAATTACGCCTGGCTTACTGTATGATCCAaacttgagtgtgtgtgtgtgtgtgtctctgtcctctggGCTTGGAGGGCCTTCTGGGAAACAAAACTATAACTCACATAGCCGACCGCGATCAGGGCGTGTGTGAGTGGATTCAAAACTATCCTGCGCGTTACATCAATATGCGCGCGTGCACGCACAGTTTCCTGTTTTCGTGCTAATGAATGGATGTAGGAATGGATCGCCCCCATGTGTGAATATGAAGTTCACGTGGTTCTTTGATTTAGTGACTAAATAAATTATGTTGTTCTTTTAAGTAGTTGTGCTATTTGTAGTCCTCCACAAATAGCCCTCTGTTGCCATAACGCTTCTTCACATATTCGGAGGCCTGCCATGATGAGCCCACACTCGCTGTGTTCTATACGAGAGCGGAGGAAGTGCGAGGACACACACTTCAAATGGGAGGGAAAACACAACGTACGACTTCATTTAACGACTCCAGTTGTCCACGCAGCAACACAcaggttgtttgtgtgtttgggtgttgTTCTCCCATCTTGACCATCCTCACTACAGCTGACACCCAGATAACACCGGAGACTTCAAAAGGCTTTCAGAGACACTAGCCAAAACACTACCACTatgggaagagagggagggaggtataCAGACCCCCATCACTCATACAGtatcactcacactcacacacacacacacacacacacacacacacacacacacacacacacacacacacacacacacacacacagagagagagagacagacagactcgGGAACCCagattgtttttcctctttagaGAGGAGGCGTAAAATCGGAGCAGAGCCTGAAGTCTGAGCGGCGAGGGAAACCCGCTCTGTGAACATTAGAGGCTGCTGATTGGACCGCATTAAAGGAGATTTAAGAGTTTAGGAGCTTGAGTGACGAATTCCTTTCTTTACCGAGAAGCTgcccctctctttttctctctgatgtCTAACCTTTACAGTCCCCCCCTTCGCGAACATTTAGGGACATAATAGGAAATTTTAGCTGCATTCAATTGATCGGTTTTTCTATGGCGGTTTCACACGTCGCTTAATGCGATTTCCCCCTCCGCCAGCTTTTGGCGCAAAATGCTCAGTTTCTCAAGGGGATTGGCTTTCACGCTGTTACcggcgtgtgtttgtgtgttggtaaGAGTTTAGTCCTATGTAGGTATTGTATGAGTTTGTGTGAGTTGATGTAAGACAATCTTGTCCCTGGAAATGACAATATCATTGCCAGTTGGTGGATGAATTGGGTTCTGAGTATGATGGAGTGaggctatgtgtgtgttggcatcCACTGGAACACACTCCGTCCACTGGCACTCTTATAGTTCATTTGAGCTGGGCAGGGCTCTGTGTGAGGGGAAAACTTAACCTTGTGCCACTTGTGGAAACAGTATAACAGTTGTACCATTCTgagcgtttttttttcttcttcctttttggAAACTGAACTAAGATCTTTGGTTGCATCTGACAAACAGAAAGTAATTTATCTGTAAATCTCCAAGAACCATGTCTTTTTTCCAGAGGGAAAGGCCTATCATGAAAAAACAGCAGAGCTAAGGCTGCTGAGAATGTCATAAGTTTTTCCAGGTATTAGGTACCAAGTCCATCTGCTCATGAAGACCATGTGGTAGgattgaaagctctggaaaaagctgGTAAAAGCACCTTTAGTTGGTAGTCTTGCCAAACACTATTTCTTAGATCAAAAATGAACTTCCGGGTGAGTGGCATTCCAAAGTCTTTGTTTGGTTCATGTACATTGATTGGCATACTAACAGCAAATACAGTACACTATTACAGTTATTGTACAGTGCATTCTGTATACAATCAGTACCGTTTGTAGTATTAAACTGGGACATAGAAATATAAATGATTTGCCCGGACATGGATTCAGGCTAGAGATGTTGAAAGCTAATTCCcaacaatttaaattaaaaccgGGCCTGGAGCTAATTAAAAAACGTTGATGCAGAAGAAGAGGTGGTGCAATGGTTGTCCAGAGGTATAGGGCACCAACATCAGAGGTTCAAGTCTCGCAGAAGACTTTTGTTGCATTACCTTGCTCTCTCACATTATTTCTCATCATCTCTCTACTGTCAGATCTCTAATAAAAAGGTATACCAAACAAAAGCAATCTTGCATTGTACCGATTCGCTTCCTTCCCTGTTCCAGCCAGCTTATCTGAATGTGCTGTACATAAAGTATGGTGTAGTTTAGGTGACTTTGCCTTCACATTAGTTTGTATTTTTCGTAGACTCAGACTGAACACAGACTGATGGGTTGCGACTAGCAAAACTAAAAATCCTACAATCCTTGGTGAAAAAACAGGAGAGATGAAGGAAATACATAATATTCCTAAGGATTTTTGTGCGACTAAATGCTCTGAACTGTGGGTAACTGATTATAAACTACAATCATACATTACAGGATTGTTTTTTGAACATCAAGGTTTTCTCAGCCTCACTGTGTCTGATCGACAGTCGTGTCATTTAAGTCACTGAATTAAATTAAGTGACTGAAGAGACCTTCGCTGTTCACTAAATCCTTCCTGAGCCTTTGCAGCTGAGGGGGGGTGTCAAATGTCCCAttgagagggggaggagggggaggataACGGGTGGGTGTTTTCAACGGTCTGTCAGGACAAGTGAAATGAGAGTAAGCCCTTCCCGCCCCAAACTCCTCCACTCACTGGTGTCATCGTGTCCACTGTACTGGGTAGTTCATTCCTCTGCTCAGCCACCCACGTCTGAGGGTTTTTGGTTAGGGGCTGCACCCATCCCACCTGGGGGATGGGTGCAGCCCCTAACCCCTAACACCATACTGGTCCCTAAAACCACACCTGCTCTGCTCCAGTCACGTCTTTATTACCACACAGTCTGGGGCTGCAAAGAAAATATAAGTGCAGGACCTAATCTCTGATCAGACGGGTCGTTGGGGCttttgaaacaaatattttaatatgctTCAGAATGCATCActgtgtgaaaacaaagacTTTCAGCCCCACAAAAACTGACAGCGAACAAAGATGAGATTTCCACCCGACAACAGCAAAATCCCACATCACCCTTCTTCAAAGCTTAAAGAAGCACTTCTTTCTTCCTCATGCGCGACGCTCTCACACAGTTCTAGTGCTGCAGACGCTGCAGTGGAGCCGAGACACCAGGAAACATAGGTGTGAAATAGAGaggtgtgaaataaaaacaaacactttacaGCCCCGACTTCCTCTGGTGCTTGGCGAGAAACGGCATGAGAGCaaagagcagcagcaacaacaacaacaacgacgacgACAAAAGCAACATCAGATAACATTAGCATGAAAATAACAGTACAAAACTTAGTTAATGGTGACAATTACCATAGAAATAATGCAGCAGCGATTGTCATGAAGCTCAGTCAGTGGTTAGTTCGGGTCAAAGGATCAAATACAAGTCAATGGTTGCCAAACAGAGGTTGTCTCTCTCATGGAAACACCGGCTACCCCTGTGGTTGTTACCTTTCCTATGAGACACAAATCAAAAACGGCCGAAAAGTTATGTAATGGTTGGACCAAATTGGTAAAAAGTAGGTTGTTTTGCCTGAATATTTAaattgcttgtgtttgttgATAAGGTCCAAACAGCAATCGAGTGGAATTTTTTGCCATGTGAGGTTTTACAAGAAATGCCGGAAAATGTCACAATTAAAGCATTTTCAAGTTGATTCTGTGACTCTTACAAAGAAATGACATTGGACTCTTGGGTTGGCTGACTTTGTAgcacttttcagacctggaaTATGCAACAGGGTCAAAAGACGAATGGTCAGAATTGAGGCGTCAGAGGCCCAGATATACAGACTTTTACGAAGCGTTCCAGACGATTCTGAGGCATGAAATGCTCCCAGTTGAAATTTCCAACCTCCAAGAGTTCCAGGTGCacgacacaaacaaaaatcatgGCTTAACTGACGAACTTATGTCTCTTTGGCAGTAGAGAACACAATTTAACGCCACATTTTcaaggtatttttttaaacattttaccaAATAACTATTCCAATTAAGTACAGTTAAATATACTTTACGTTGCCTTTGAGTTGATGGTTGAACGCAGCATTAGACCATAGAATGGGTCAAGCTATAAAAATGCTAGAACCTTTATTTCCCATAGTGTGTGGCAatagctttttttctccattaggGAATCATTtggtaacatttaaaaatatggGAAGCCACAAAAATCTACATAAGAAATGTTACGAGTGCTTTCGCAGGCTGAGGGCATGTCTACACTAACCCGTTGTCATTTGAATCCAAATATCTTTTGCTGCATtcgcaccgagcgtccacactatacCGGAGTTTTCGGGCACCGAAAACGGAagagtttgaaaacgctcccgaggacggataagtttgaaaacgccacgttttcctgatagtgtggatggcGGAAAACGAAGCAGTTCGAAAATGATGACGTAGGCACCCACCTTCACTATTTGATTGGGTCTTGGGAGTTacgattcgtcacccccttaccacgtgaccctttttcggaagagaacaacaacaacagccttgattaccgatcgactaacaggttaattcaacatggataactgATTCCAGGCGTTGTTGACCTAGCTGTTAGTTGTCTTTGCAAGCAGCTGTTGCGCAGTTccattctgcattttataattctactactgcaaccaatgtacttcctgtttacaccggcacacgcaggcccagtgtacgtgaatagtcatgtgatattcgttttcaagggagcaagtctggacgcgaatcatttcgaaaacgatgctgaaacgcatgtgtggatggagatcgtttttgttttaaaaccccgttttcaaaGTTAATGTAGACATGCCCTGAGCAGTACTACATATGCGTTACATACGGCGTCATCTACCTTTAACAAACACcaaaaaattatacatttattggcTCGTTCACACTGTTTTATGGTTTACCAAGCTAATCTTAATCTCTTTGTATAAAGGAGGTGATAACTGAGTGATACAGTGGTCTTAAACAgatttataaatgtaatttctttctGTCCACTTTTAACCCTGTTCTGTAGTCGTCTTTTCATTGAATTAAGACTTGATCC is drawn from Anoplopoma fimbria isolate UVic2021 breed Golden Eagle Sablefish chromosome 6, Afim_UVic_2022, whole genome shotgun sequence and contains these coding sequences:
- the zfp36l2 gene encoding mRNA decay activator protein ZFP36L2, with product MKDGVQQQTWGNEMSATVLSAFYDMEMLYKQDKSMNMNALHINSMLDKKAVGAPVTSPGSGGPFSPGFFRRNSTSNLEAMNNGNKYSMGSYGSLKENTPSSNSSSSTALMNKENKFRDRAYSDNGDRGVLQQKPGSQINSTRYKTELCRPFEENGSCKYGEKCQFAHGYHELRSLSRHPKYKTEPCRTFHTIGFCPYGPRCHFIHNADERRPAPAANANMQAGESRSARDLCGYGQRDILPPQQLGYNQRDRPKLHHSLSFSGFSTHHGLESPLLDSPMSRTPPPATTGSSCTSTSSFYEDVLSPNSMSCINSAFNFPGQDLKALLAPLAVHTPSGYANNHSSGSYYGNMPSSASPPTYNMSHLQALRRLSESPVFEPPPSPPDSLSDRESYASGSLSSSGSLSGSESPSLDAGKRLPIFSRLSISDD